aaaaaaactagttttgCCAATTAGTCCTAGGTTTATTTTGGCTCTTTTTGgggaaaaacactgcagtacagttctctggactctctaggtcaataattatcaaaaaaaaagttgaaatttaccctttgggaggctataatggggtcgtttagaaaatgGGCcggtccaaatttacccaaaatcctataaagcccaaatgaaaactcaaaacttcaaaaAACCTGCTGAACACATGAGACAGGTGATTCTGAACAAGCGTGCTTAAGGAggtcggaccacagctggcactataatAGTTAAAAAGGACTGTTTTTCTATGATAAATGACCTGGATTtggcaaaaatgctttttttaatcattgatttaggttggtacagccttgctaaataatatgtaatatctTTTTCCTTTTACACTTAAATGCCTTAAGCACTTGAACCCCCAGTAATCggtgcttgcagctatattttttctTGCTtctctaaagcaaaagattgaACCATTCACCCTTCATAAAAGGACGCAGAGGTACCATAAAAGTGAAAAATGACTTGTGCTGTATTTCAAGTGTTCTGAAGCCTTATAGTTTTTGTGAGGAACAGAAATTTAAGTCAATAATCTTCCCCTTCCAGTGAGCCTTTAACCGCTACAACTGGATCATCAAAATAGGGAGTCGAACTCAAGAAATAGATCAATTTGATTCACTAATGAAACATTCAGATTGGAtcattcataaaatataatacataaacataaaataaacccTTATTCATTTTCTGAGGTGAAGATTTTCGCATTTAATTGTAGTCTGCatctcacacaaagctatctTACCACTGTAGAAGATAGTAAATAAAGTCATGGACCACTTTTATGTTActtttattgtgcttttgtgttttttggaaGCTTGAAAGCTCCAGTTTACTGAGCTCTTTATGGCATCTATTCACAACAGGAAAATATGCAGTAATCTTATGCTAGTATTGTATATTTACAGGTTACTATACTCACATCTCAACACTGGCTGACGTACAGGAGAATGTCATGGAGTATCTTCATGTTCTCAGTCGACCGATGGTCATCAACCATGACCATGACATCATATGGACCGAGGCTTATATGGACAGTGTGGTGAGTGTGGGATTATACCATTCTGAACATCTGATAATACAGAATTCACATTTCATAAATTCATTTCCAACACTCATTTCCAACTGTGCTTGTTTGatttcaaagcattttaatgtgattttgttGTGCTGTTTACTCATATGTAACTGTTTCTGTACTAATGTGATTCTTTTCCGTTCATCGCCATAATCTTCTCTATCACACAGCTTCCTAACACCAAGGAGGTAACTCTTAGAAACAGTAAAACACATGCCAGTGTACTTTAGGATGTGTAGATAGAAGACTTTAGATATTTAGCCTGTGCTCGGAGTGTGATGTAGTTGTTATCCGGTCAGCATACCAAGACTTCTTGGTTTAGGACTCCCCCTGCTGTTTATCATCATTTATCACATTTGTGCTGGACATTTGATGACCTGGAGCTTTCACATGAAATGTAGTTTTCAGTCCATTTTACTGCTATAATTTGATGTATTACTAAGCTAAACatgaagtttattttattcctcTGGAATTGTTTTGATCATAAAATGTGGGAATGATGAGACCAAGAACATGCATTTGGAGAGTAAATAggtttttcatttcatgttgactttagcacattagatattaaatttttcaaatatctccTGTAGCTGTTCAAAAGCAAAGCTCACAGTCTTCTGCTCATGACGTCAGTGGCCATGCCAGTGTTCAgtaagaagaaagaaacacttTCACATGGCATTCTGCTGGGAGTGGTGGGAACTGACGTCCCCCTGCTGGAGGTCATGAAACTTGCCCCGAGATATAAGGTAAAAAAAGTATAaggtaaaaaaagaaatcactgCCAACTTCAGGTTGAAGCATTTTTCAGAATATATTTATACCACAAATTAGCagacacacatataaatatgaacataaatatataaatatggaaCATATACAtggtatattttgcattaatatagcatattttcagaccataaaatattttagagttttatattaaatatatattgtgtaagtatttgcattatttttgttacttttgtaCACATTTACATTCAAATTCTCAATAGCATAAagtatttcaaattttaaaaatactgcaatatatattttaaaataaatcatcttAAATGAAAGGCAGTTTAACAAATGCTACTAtgaagtataaatattttacaatttaaaggaatagttcacccaaaaatgaaaattctctcaataattactcacccttatttcgttccaaaccagtaagaccttaattcatcttcagaacacaaattaagatatttttgatgaaatctgagagctttccaAAAGTATTCTGGTAGCTCAATTTTAAtgatgcccttactacctttctgggccttgaacgtggtagttgcgtttctgtctatacagggtcagaaagctctcggatttcatcaatattatcttaatttgtgttgtgaagatgaattaaggtcttaccagggtttgtacaaggtgcttaaagtgcttaaaatacttaaatttgtACTTGAAACTTAACTTGCTGAGATTTTAGCTGACTGTCATCACCACCGTGTGCATATAGCGAACTGAGTCATTTACACTGGAACCTCTCTGATTGTTTGAAACTCGTGACTTTGATCATTGATATCAAGCGATCAGAATGGAGCATGGATCGtgaagcgattcactagcaaaaaccagatcaaattaaaagagccattcattttcgaatttaAACATAGCctgttacaattttaaaaagcacagtgATGGGTGTGAcagagcttttcgaaactcagAATCTGTTAAACCATTGCATcataaaatgattcactgtttcgaagcgctccagtCTGATCACGTATTTCCaaacatttgtttcagatcaggactttaaATTGCGTatcacaaaacatttgtttcagaatcatttgatttagatttggACTTTGGAGTGcagattgcaaatcatttgatttagatcggaacttcagagcagatttgcaaatcttttgctttatttgatttagatcgggacttcggtgcgggtttGCACATCAGGATTTTGCTAACcctttttcttaaacagtagaaaacatcaaaccattaaggcagtacagttataaaaacaaaacaaggaaaaaaggtataaagtatacacaaatacatatcccttaaaaaaagtaaccgtggttttactatagtaaaagtgtagtatactttaataatttagtaataCATTGCATGTGCATGCAtcactttattttttgccattttttattagtatatttttatctatttctcttttttttttttttgaatttgaagtagaagacataagtgagatctctgattgaagtccttgaaaatcaaagaAGTAGTGCATGAAAAGTCCttaaaagtcctgaaatgttattttacaagATCTTTACGAACGCTGTCTTACGGTTTGGAACTACacaagtaattaatgacagaatctttattttttggttaactatccctttattttaatacataacgGTATAAATAATCAAACGTTATTGCACAGATGTCAATTtaccttattttaattttatagctTGGGGCACATGGTTACGCCTTCCTCATCACAAACAATGGATACATCCTGGCACATCCTGATTTAAGACCACTGGTGAGTCCATCTGAATCTTCTTACTGTCTCAATCACTCAAACATCTGCTCCTCTAGATAGACTATAGTCCATATAATAGAGTGATATTGATTTGTCATCCCTCTTGCTGgtttttctctatttttgtaacagtataGTGATGGGAAGAAGTTGAAACCCAAGCCCAACTACAACAGTGTGGATCTGTCAGAGGCTGAGTGGGAGGACACTGAGGACAGTGTGAGTTCtccacatacagtatatacacttACTTCCTGTAAGTATGCCCATGGTTTTAAGGGTCAGAAAAATCCTAATGATGTCCTTCCCTGTCTGTGCAGTTAAGAACAGCCATGGTGAAGGGAGAAACTGGTACTCTGACTTTAGATGTGAGAGCAGCTGTGGATAAAGGGGTGAGTGTGTTATTGCATCagccatctttttttttgttataatattaaacGACTCGTTTTGGGTGAATCATACAAAGTCCTTACAAGAATGTGTCCTTTTAAGCACATTTGCCTATATATTCTCATTACatattgcattatatatatataatctatgTTCTTGATCGATTTTGTGAGATATATCCTTTAAATATAGGGATATTGAGCAATAACCAATAACTTAAATCTGCctttttgactgtatttttcattttattcccCAGAAAAGGCCTATGTTCCTCAAAAATGATTATTTCTACACAACCATCAATGAAACTCCATTTAGGTTTGATATGCTTCCtacttacttaaaataaaatatctcctTTATAACCACTGTGTTGAAATAGCttattgaaaaacattttattgtagAGGATTTTACCCTTCTCTTTAGATATTTTCTGTAACAATGTCTTCAGTTGACCTTCATAGGATGtctttaatgcatatttatgaTGTGCTTTCAGCTTTGGGATGGTGCTCACAAGAGGTCATGGGCAGTACATGTTCTTTGGGAATGTTTCTGTGGAGGAGGGTGAGTTTACTGTATGATTAATAGCTCATGTGGTACACAGGTGGTGAAAATGAGACAGTAACCTTCAGTTAGAGtacaagtttttttaaaaaaggaaatgaatacttttattcaccaaggacaTATTgttcaaaagagaaaataaaaatatatataatgttctatttcaaaaaaaacatcctgaaaaaatgggtcaaggtttccacaaaaatattatgcagaacgcttgttttcaacattaaaaataacaataataatgttttttgagcagcaaatcagcatattagaatgatttataggatcatgtgacattgaagactggagtaatgaaaacaaagatattttaagttgtaatgtTTCACAATTGGTGGGCAGAACAATCTTGTATGAATTGATGTCAATATCAAtataaaatatggaaatatttatatttcactctttgtttaaataattatagatctcagatttaatcatttatatttttatggttatattttttctgtttatgaCTGATAATCTGAGTCTGCGACTTGATTAAATTGATacattatccaccttttttcccataagagcgggcacagccatttgtaaattttatgggtttggcttccggccgcatccacgtccagctatttttattctcgttttgctgcttgattttgcaaattggtgtgtcttaccataatattttaatgtattatcttaattatgaacacactagCTTGTAGTGCAATCAGTTTTACCGTAGCCAAAATGAATGCTCTTACAGAAGTTTCCTTCATATACCAAAAtgatttaaaggagtagttcacttccagaacaaaaatgtacagataatgtactcaccctgttgtaatccaagatgttcgtgtctttctttcttcagtcataaagaagttatgttttttgaagaaaacatttcaattatcaaacagttatcaaataattatctccatatagtggactttaatgatgtctgcgagtttgaacgtccaaaatgcagtttcaaagcagctttaaagggctctaaacaatcccagcagaggaagaagggtcttatctagcaaaacgattagtcattttctaaaaataaaaaaattatatactttttaacctcaaatgctcatcttgtctagctctgtgatgcacatgcgtactctgtgtaatacgggtcaatacagttagggcatgtcggaaaattctcatctcattttttcctccaacttcaaaatcgtcctacatcactgttttaccttttttgtaaagggcgtttgaccttcttagcatgttcactttgtaaacactgagttggtacttctgcaccaatataggatgattttgaagttggaggagaaaatgagatgggagtttttcgacataccctaactctattgacccggattacacagagtatgcatgtgcatcgcagagctagacaagacgagcatttgaggttaaaaagtatatacatttttattttttttagaaaatgacagatcgttttgctagataagaccctacttcctcggctgggaatgtttagagcccattgaagctgcatttaaactgcattttggacgttcaaactcacaggcaccattgaagtccactacatggagataattccagaaatgttttcctcaaaaaaacataatttctcgactgaaataaaaatgcaataaaaagctGAACAAACACCCATTTAAGAAATTGTCAACACACACTGAAAAGTATTTATCTGCGTTATTACCAGATAATGAGCTGCCTCATAGCTACTCACCACTTTCTGCTTTATTTAGGTCTTCATGACCTTCAGCAGCCAGACCTCACTATAGCAAATGAATGGTAAGTACTGTCGATTTGAGctgaaaatatatgaaaactgaaCAGGCCGACATATTCTTCTGAACACTGGCAGGACAAAAGGTCCCTAAAATCTTTATCTTGCTTCGTCTTTGGTTTACCTACTCAGGACGTACTGTGAAACAGATATTGACCCACATCACCGTAAGCTCAGTCAGCTCCAGGCTGTGGTCCGATACCTGACTGGGAAAGAGCCAGACTTGGAGTGTGAGTTTTCCTCAACTGTATTTACATCTTACAGCATTTTCTATGCCGATGACACATGCTGTAAACAAGAAGTTATGTTAATCCTCtgattttaacatgtttattatACTATGGCTAATTTGGCTAATGGTTACAACActgtttaacacattttatcATGTTCAAAGGCacacagtttatttaaaaaataaccgtATGCTGTTTTTAAAGTAAAGGTTTTATTGTTGCATCAGGTGACGAGATACTTCTTCAGCAAGTTCTGTTCGATGCAGTGGTAACAGCACCACTGGAGGCCTACTGGACAGCGCTAACGCTAACCGCCCCCGGGTAAGAGGCTTTTTTTAATCTCTGTATGCTGTGCATTAAGCACCAACACAAAGACAGACTTTTATGTGTGTcactcttttattttgaagaacattttggggaaaaaaagagtgaGTGTTTATAGTCATTCTTTCTTTGCccttatctccatatagtgtaGATGAAGGCATGGAGTCGGCTTTCCTGGGAACCCGCTCTGGGCTCATGCGTGTGATCAGATATGCAGGAACTGAGAAACGTGTTGGAAAGTgagtgaaaaaatatatatatatactaccagtcaaaagtttttgatttttctgaaggatcatgtgactggagtaatgatgctaaaaaaatttaactttgaaatcacaggaataaattacattttaaaatatattcaaatataaaagttattttaaatagtgaaaaaaaatattttactgtttttgctgtactttcaaataaatgcaggcttggtgagcagaagagacttctttgaaaaacattaaaaatcttactgttcaaaaacttttgactggtagtgtatgtatgaCAAAGTTTaccagaaatatttttaattaagattaattacaatttgtatGATTAATTTAACTGCatgtatatataatgaatattagTCACTGAACACTGATCACTGAACTagctaaaatacatttttagcatgatttgaGATAAAGAACAAACATTTGAtaacattttcagattttattttctgaaatatgCTAGTGAAACAATAAGAAACTGAGAGATTTTGGTCTTTCTCCAAAGGAAGTTCTTGACCCTAGTGGACAAAGAGAACCTCTTCACAGTGGACCACTTTCCAATTTGGTATCGCCTGGCAGCTGAGAACAAACCTGGTCAATTCTTCTTCTATGTCCCACATGATGATATAAACAAAGGTGCTTAAATACTCGTTGTGAAATGGATTTGTCGCAATGTCACTGTTAACATGTGTTTTATCAGTTACAGTATCCTATGACCTCTGTCCAACAGGGAAGAACACCTTTGTGGCGGTAACATCTGTGACAGTTACCGAAGGGAAAAGAACAGCTGTTGCTGGAGGTAAGAGGTCTGCCATTGTTTGTGTGCTCAAATCTGGTTTTACATTCACCATATAATTTTGTGATCATTCAGCacattaataattatacaaaatggAGTGGGATGCATTAGTTTGGGACCATATTAGAATTTTGTGGgctgatattaaatatttaattgtttaaaaacactaataactGAATAACACTTTTAAATATGATCTTTAGCAAATCTGAAAAAGAATATCCATTTTTCACATTGTGCACTATAATGCCttgttaaattttaaattgttattttttttgcattttattgtcttttaaataatagaattttaataacatgaaaataataacttatttaTCATAATTATCAAACAGAATGTTAATACTGCTGCATCTCTAATGTAGACACACATATTAAACAtagatatacatttaaaatgttattttgtttctcaattttagaaaaatatactGTCTAATATGCTAATGAACAACTGATTGATTGCAGCTATAAGAAATCAAACACAAAGTTTGTTAGGAGAATTCATAGTAAATAATAGAAGATTATATGAAATCCTGATTAGTATTTTCTTGTTATGTTCCATAAATCTACTTAAAAACTAGagacagagctgggtagattattTGCAAATTGTAGTCCGGACTacttttacattacttttagaCTACTGTTGTAGCCATCTGACTAGTGACTGGTCTTTCTGAGTGTATAAAAGAAGTAGGCTGTTTaagaaagaaacatttaaaagataaaaaaaaaaggaactagggagaatcaataaattagaaaaagtaccttgcaaaagtattcatacccctcattttttttttcatgttttatgttatattgcagccttatgtttaactgctttaaattaattttttccacatcaatttacacgccatacaccataatgacaaagcaaaaaacagatttgtgacaactttgcaaattgattaaaaataaaacactgaaatatgagcattgcataagtattcacacCCCTAACTTTGTACTTAACTAAAACACCTTTACAGCCTTAAGTcattttgggtatgatgcgacaagctcTGCACATcttgcatttggcaattatggGGGCTGGCAGGCATTTTCAGGgttcttcagaaatatttgattgggttcaagcctaggctctggctgggccactcaaggacattcacagaattGTCtgtaagccactcttgctgtgtacTTAGGGTcactgtcctgttggaaggtgaaccttctgcccagtctgaggtatCTGAATGCCCTGGACTGGGTTTTTATGaaggctatctcaatattttggtgcattgagcaTTTCTTCTACGCTGacaagtccctcagtccctgccagtgaaaaacagccccacagcatgaggctgctacctccatactttacttttgggatgctACATCGCAAGTGATGAGCAGTGCTCGGTTCCCTTTCAAACATGAAGCTTGGAATTGAGCTTcgtcagaccagagaatcttgtttctcacagtctgagggtccaTTGGGTGCTTTTTTTGCAAAatccaagtgtgttttcatgtgtcttcactgaggagatgATTGAGTTTGCCCACactgccataaagcccagattggtggagtgttgcagtgatgtttgtccttctgtaagtttcttccatttgcatatatgatcatggagctcaactagagtgaccatcagcttcttgatCACCAGTCTGACCAAAGCTCTTCTCCAtcagttgctcagtttggccaggaggccagctctaggaagagtcctagttgttccagGCATCTTTCatatggataatggaggctacatgtttttgtgaaccttcagtgcagcagaattttttttctgaactcttccctagatctgtgccttgacgcaaactgtttctgagctctacaggcagttaaTATGACCTCAGGGCTTTGTTTTTGCTCTGatgtgcattttcagctgttagaccttttctgagaggtgtgcacctttccaaatcatactcattcaaatgaatttgccacaggttaactctaCTCGAAGTgcagtaacatctacaagcaatttGAGTGCTCCTGAGCTTAATTTTAAGTGTCCCAGAATactgaatacttatgcaatggaataatttcagttctttatttctaataaatttgttataaacctgttttgtgctttgtcattatggtgtatggagtgtagattgatgtggaaagtgatttaaagcagtttaatataaagctgcaacataacaaaatgagtacttttgcaaggcactgtaattAATTGCTAttttgtgaataatatgtaatcaagtaatcaataaaaaaatgactgtaGTCTAATTatgagaattttaaaaaatttaacaatctaattacaagtacttaatttttggaatctgattatgtaatccagattacatgtaatcagttactactcATCTTTgactattacatttttttaaatctttttgagTCTTTTTGAACCAGTTTGTAAAATCTGTAATTGCTCCTGAACTACACTGGATAATTTGCTCTCTAACTGTCGCTcccaaacaaacatttataaatcTATGTACATCAATGATAAACTGTAGGTTCCTCATATGCTTTAAACACACACTTCTGGAGGAAATGCCATCCACCCTACACACTCTTTGGCCTCTGCTCCCTTTCCGATAGTCGGCATCAGATCCTCCTTTTCATCCTGCTCTGGTTCCTTTGCCACCATCAGCGGCTGTTGTTGCTGGCTGTTTCCCTCTATCAGCTGCTGCTGTTCGTGAGCCATCAGCATTGCATAGATGCAGCCATAGGTGGCCGTTACCACCATCATCACACACACCACGCCACACACCACCCCAGCTACCACCACCGTGGCAGTCGCTCGGCGCACACTCACAGTCCGGTAGCGCTGACGCATGCAGTCACCTGCCGACCCGGGTGGTACTTGATGGCCATCGGCAGCAGATGGGTTCCTGGTCTCGAGATAGAGGGGGTAACAGTGTCTGAACATCTCCATAGGGATAGTGCGAAGATCCTTACCATGCAAATTAGCAGGCAAGGAGCAGTTGGCGGAATCTACACTGCCACCTATGGAAggataaaagaaaaagacataAAACTTTTGTGGAGACTGAAAATTAGTCGCTGGTGctaatagccttgtgggcagcacaTGTAGCGTGTTGTGCTTCGGGCGTCCAGGGTTTGTGTCCTGGCTAGTTGATCTTTCCCAGCCCCTACCCcgccccccccttttttttttcctgtctaataactgtcctatcaaaataagaaaaaaaagtattattattataaaaaaaaaaaaaaagaaactgaaatgtaatttaaaatattcaaatataaattcaaaataaaaaagggttAAATGCATTGGTCTatgttaaatatgtatgtaGAGTATCTTTTAATGTATAGATTttattgaatataaaataaaataccaactGATAAGTAATTTCATGTTTAAACTGTTAATGATAAACAAATGGATAAATGGTCAGTATTCTATATTATttagtctaaataaataaaatataaaacagtaaaaaaataataaaaaaagatgaatttatatattattaattcataatttattttataatttattatataataataaatattattttattatatatatatatatatacacacacacaaataattaTGTACACAGACAtctaaatatttacttattaaaatttattaaaatattaagaaagaaagaatatgtaaataaatatatattaaaataaaataaaatagtgaaaaatgataaaagattattaatttatagatagattgatagatagatattcgtctataataaaataataaaaaagatgagtttgtatattattaattcatcatttcttattttatgattagtttatatacacacacatatctaaatatttacatattatttattactcatTTAGGATTAATAGCATGTATATTGTAGTCATTAAACATTGATTATTGGaccagcaaaaaaaaagaaaatataaatatatattaaaatgtataatattctaaattaatataaatatgaatataaataataaatttaaaatcaaatagtaaaaaataaataataaaaagattatacgtttatagatagatagatagatttctctataataaagcaataaaaaatatgaatttatatattattaattcataatttattattttatgatgaatatatgaatatatatatatatatacacacatagaaaacctatacataggagcctgataaaaatgcttttttttaaagacaaatgtgtgttataaattattaatctaTTGAACATTAATTATTggaccatttttaaaaaacaaaaagtaagaaaaaaaggaaaaaatagtttgaaatgcTACAagtagatttatacatcataacataattaacatatcACAGCATTATACTTTACACTGTGAAAATGGGTGTTCATTTTGAGATGTGCTGAAGATTGCAATTAACAGGGTTATTGAATTATTGGTGTTTTTGTGAACGTTAAATGGTGGCGAaggtaatctaaatgtaaaaacagagTAAATGAGCTTGCAAATTAAAGTCGGCATCAGTAACTCGATCATCCTGTGAAACAACAGACTTCATTCTGGTGATGTATGGCAGATTTCTCTAATCGTTTAGTCCATTAAACTGTCCCTTTATTACAACTGACTGCACCTCGCATTCAGACCCGCCTCTTTCAATCAATAACCGAAACATAAAATCACATCccattatgctttttttaataatcaatttcattttcatttacatcaCAATACAGACAGGCCCTATTGCTACATCCATTACGTTGTGACTTTAAATCTctaaaatctgtctaaatcagCCAATAACCAATATACTATGACCTCTCTCACCTGTATATGTAATCCATTCCAGCCAATGCTTGAGTGAAATTAAATTGCAGTTGCAATTCCATGGGTTTCCCTCCAGCAGAAGGTGCTGTAGAGCGGTCGCTGGCTCAAGTGAAGTCTGCTGCAGAGTTCGCAGCTTGTTACCCATAAGCGAGAGCCACACTAGGTTCTGGAGCCCATCCAATAGGTGTGTGGGCACAGAACTGAGACTGTTAAAGGAAAGATCTAGACGCCTTAGCTCAGTCAGGCCTTTGAACTGATCTGGATTCAGTTCCTTAAGCCTGTCGTCTCTTAGCACCAGTTCTCTTAGGCTGCCGAGGCCAGAGAACAAATTAACGGGGAGCCTCGCAAGGAGGTTTTCGGAGAGATCCAGGACCTCCAGGTTATTCAAGTGGGAGAAGCTTGAAGGAGAAAGACTGGAGAGAAGGTTTCTGGAAAGGTCTAGATGAAGCAAACTGCTGAGGTTGGATAAACACCCAGGGTTGATGGTGGAGAGAAGGTTTCTGGAGAGGTCTA
The sequence above is drawn from the Labeo rohita strain BAU-BD-2019 chromosome 25, IGBB_LRoh.1.0, whole genome shotgun sequence genome and encodes:
- the lrtm2b gene encoding leucine-rich repeat and transmembrane domain-containing protein 2 gives rise to the protein MQSRMNVIISSGLLMTLLCFCGTSTSCPSGCSCNVNRTDCSDLNQLASLDSILNQLPFDTSYLNLSNNNFTTVEPGSFSNFSILLHLDLSRNLLSTINPGCLSNLSSLLHLDLSRNLLSSLSPSSFSHLNNLEVLDLSENLLARLPVNLFSGLGSLRELVLRDDRLKELNPDQFKGLTELRRLDLSFNSLSSVPTHLLDGLQNLVWLSLMGNKLRTLQQTSLEPATALQHLLLEGNPWNCNCNLISLKHWLEWITYTGGSVDSANCSLPANLHGKDLRTIPMEMFRHCYPLYLETRNPSAADGHQVPPGSAGDCMRQRYRTVSVRRATATVVVAGVVCGVVCVMMVVTATYGCIYAMLMAHEQQQLIEGNSQQQQPLMVAKEPEQDEKEDLMPTIGKGAEAKECVGWMAFPPEVCV